One Leopardus geoffroyi isolate Oge1 chromosome C1, O.geoffroyi_Oge1_pat1.0, whole genome shotgun sequence DNA segment encodes these proteins:
- the CAVIN2 gene encoding caveolae-associated protein 2, translated as MGEDAAQAEKFQHPGSAVWQEKPASPSLAPSSTPSPSLNLGSTEEAIRDNSQVNAVTVLTLLDKLVNMLDAVQENQHNMEQRQISLEGSVKGIQNDLTKLSKYQASTSNTVSKLLEKSRKVSAHTRAVKERMDRQSAQVKRLENNHAQLLRRNHFKVLIFQEENEIPASVFVKEPVSSPAEEREELADENKSLEETLRTVDLSSDDELPHDEETLEDSAEEKMEESRAEKIKRSSLRKVDSLKKAFSRQNIEKKMNKLGTKIVSVERREKIKKSLTSNHQKISSGKSSPFKVSPLTFGRKKVREGEGPAENETKSEDTPSSEQMPDDHEESSLAEGLSEASLPGALVEGKSKEGDAEREASRGSNSGRDSNIDLTIVEDEEEESVALEQAQKVRYEGGYLLTSEDAEQSDASPGQPAVLQVDQTA; from the exons ATGGGGGAGGACGCCGCCCAAGCTGAGAAGTTTCAGCACCCGGGGTCTGCCGTGTGGCAGGAGAAGCCGGCCAGCCCCAGCCTCGCGCCCTCTTCCACGCCGAGCCCCAGCCTGAACCTGGGGAGCACGGAGGAGGCCATCCGGGACAACTCACAGGTGAACGCCGTCACGGTGCTCACGCTCCTGGACAAGCTGGTGAACATGCTGGATGCCGTGCAGGAGAACCAGCACAATATGGAGCAGCGGCAGATCAGCCTAGAGGGCTCCGTGAAGGGCATCCAGAACGACCTCACCAAGCTCTCCAAATACCAGGCCTCCACCAGCAACACGGTGAGCAAGCTGCTGGAGAAGTCCCGCAAGGTCAGCGCCCACACTCGCGCGGTCAAGGAGCGCATGGACAGGCAGAGCGCGCAGGTGAAGCGGCTGGAGAACAACCACGCCCAGCTCCTCAGGCGCAACCATTTCAAAGTGCTCATCTTCCAG gaagaaaatgagatccCTGCCAGTGTGTTTGTGAAAGAGCCAGTTTCCAGCCCAGcggaagagagggaggagcttGCTGATGAAAACAAGTCCCTGGAGGAAACCTTGCGCACGGTGGACCTCTCATCAGATGATGAATTGCCCCACGATGAGGAGACCCTGGAAGACAGTGCAgaggaaaagatggaagaaagcagggcagagaaaataaaaagatccaGCCTCCGGAAAGTAGATAGCCTCAAGAAAGCGTTTTCTCGCCAGAACATcgagaaaaaaatgaacaagctgGGGACAAAGATCGTGTctgtagagaggagagagaagattaAGAAATCTCTCACTTCCAATCACCAGAAAATATCCTCAGGGAAAAGCTCCCCCTTCAAGGTTTCTCCCCTCACTTTTGGCCGGAAGAAAGTCCGAGAGGGAGAAGGCCCTGCAGAAAACGAGACCAAGTCAGAAGACACGCCTAGCAGCGAGCAGATGCCAGATGACCACGAGGAGAGCTCGCTTGCAGAGGGTCTTTCTGAAGCGTCCCTCCCCGGTGCCCTGGTGGAAGGTAAGAGCAAGGAGGGGGATGCAGagagggaggcctccagagggagtAACTCGGGCAGGGATAGCAACATCGACTTGACGATTGTggaagatgaagaggaggagTCGGTGGCCCTGGAACAAGCACAGAAGGTTCGCTACGAGGGAGGCTACCTGCTGACCTCTGAGGATGCAGAGCAGTCGGATGCAAGCCCGGGGCAGCCTGCCGTGCTCCAGGTGGACCAGACCGCCTAA